GTTCGGTTAATTAAGCGGCTTTGCCCGCATGCAATTGGCCGCACTGCGGACATCGCCGCTTGTCTTCGGAGCCGTAAAATGCGTCGAACAACGGCGGCAGGTCGGTCACGATGTTCTTGAGCTGGACCTCGACCCGATGCACCCGGTGATAGCACGCGTCGCAGTACCACTCGAACCCGTCGAGCAGTCCTGGTGGCCGCTGACGCTCAATCACCAGGCACGCGCTGCCGGCCTCGGGCCGCTGCGGCGAATGCCGCACATGCGGCGGTAACAAAAATATGTCGCCTTCTTTTAGGTCCACACGCTCCCTGCGACCGTCGATCCACAGATACAGATACGCGTTGCCGCGCAGCTGGTAAAAAAACTCCTCGAGCGGATCGTCGTGGTAATCGGTACGATGATTCGGACCGCCCACGACCGTCACGATCAAGTC
This Mycetohabitans endofungorum DNA region includes the following protein-coding sequences:
- a CDS encoding 3-hydroxyanthranilate 3,4-dioxygenase, whose protein sequence is MLGYGTPFNFQRWIDEHMHLLQPPVGNQQVWQNSDLIVTVVGGPNHRTDYHDDPLEEFFYQLRGNAYLYLWIDGRRERVDLKEGDIFLLPPHVRHSPQRPEAGSACLVIERQRPPGLLDGFEWYCDACYHRVHRVEVQLKNIVTDLPPLFDAFYGSEDKRRCPQCGQLHAGKAA